Proteins encoded by one window of Vitis riparia cultivar Riparia Gloire de Montpellier isolate 1030 chromosome 11, EGFV_Vit.rip_1.0, whole genome shotgun sequence:
- the LOC117924535 gene encoding uncharacterized protein LOC117924535 codes for MDKNIGDDAEGQRNSLELTKSISDKHLDLLRPSSRYYSIFKGQAVDAVDREKGKYTLLRDVEDFQVGIYDKPLPCFGCGIGWFSFLLGFLCPLMWYYATILYFGNCYRKDPRERAGLAASAIAAMACSAMLLIILAFRLF; via the exons ATATAGGTGATGATGCAGAAGGTCAGAGAAATAGTCTTGAGCTGACGAAATCAATTTCTGATAAGCATCTTGATCTTTTAAGGCCATCTTCCCgctattattccatatttaaag GACAAGCTGTAGATGCAGTGGACCGTGAAAAAGGCAAGTACACTCTTCTTAGAGACGTAGAAGACTTTCAAGTTGGGATTTATGACAAACCTCTTCCTTGCTTTGGCTGTGGAATAGGATGGTTCTC TTTTCTTTTGGGGTTTCTATGCCCGCTGATGTGGTACTATGCTACAATTCTTTACTTTGGAAACTGCTACCGCAAAGATCCCAGAGAGCGAGCAGGCCTAGCCGCTTCTGCAATTGCT GCAATGGCATGTTCGGCCATGTTGTTGATCATACTGGCTTTTCGTCTATTTTAG
- the LOC117924575 gene encoding UBP1-associated proteins 1C has protein sequence MVWFQCEDCGENLKKPKLPNHFRICSANKLSCIDCGETFGQQSVQGHTQCITEAEKYGPKGQGKALNGTPAKAKSDSKQRPEVDITVGLSERPPWFCSLCNTKATSKQALLLHADGKKHRAKARAFHAANEPKQKEESTQNGNVSTENISKDESIGDKNVEEAKMQDPPQMATVHDSLETENENLASKKKRKLDASDNNGDRKKVGGDASGELGNGEVIQVERAEAEETVLQVKKAKHDVSKGPSSMKEDTKKKIKWKKLITSALKSNPDGVLKMRKLRKLVIKALEESGITDDETQLSEKLEHKINSSSRFTVDNKYVRLAAKD, from the exons atgGTGTGGTTTCAGTGTGAGGACTGCGGAGAGAACCTGAAAAAGCCAAAATTGCCCAACCACTTCAGGATCTGTTCCGCAAACAAG TTGTCCTGCATTGATTGTGGAGAAACATTTGGGCAGCAAAGTGTTCAGGGCCACACGCAGTGTATTACTGAAGCG GAAAAATATGGCCCCAAGGGACAAGGGAAAGCTTTGAATGGTACCCCAGCAAAGGCCAAAAGTGATTCAAAGCAAAGGCCTGAAGTTGATATAACTGTTGGGTTATCTGAACGTCCTCCATGGTTTTGTAG TCTTTGCAATACAAAGGCTACTAGTAAGCAAGCACTACTACTCCATGCTGATGGGAAGAAGCACCGAGCAAAAGCGCGAGCCTTTCATGCTGCTAATGAACCTAAGCAGAAAGAAGAATCCACTCAAAATGGGAATGTTTCAACAGAAAACATTTCAAAGGATGAATCAATTGGCGATAAAAACGTCGAGGAGGCAAAGATGCAAGATCCACCTCAAATGGCCACTGTGCATGACAGCTTAGAgactgaaaatgaaaatttggcatcaaagaagaaaagaaaacttgatGCATCTGATAACAATGGTGATAGGAAAAAGGTTGGAGGTGATGCTTCAGGTGAATTAGGCAATGGTGAAGTGATTCAGGTTGAAAGGGCAGAAGCAGAGGAAACAGTACTACAGGTGAAGAAAGCGAAGCACGATGTATCCAAAGGACCAAGCTCTATGAAAGAAGataccaaaaagaaaataaagtggaAGAAGTTGATCACTTCAGCCTTGAAATCC AATCCAGATGGGGTTCTTAAGATGAGGAAATTGCGAAAACTTGTTATAAAGGCACTTGAGGAATCTGGCATTACAGATGATGAAACCCAACTAAGTGAGAAGCTTGAGCACAAG ATTAATTCAAGCTCCAGATTCACAGTTGATAACAAGTATGTCCGTCTGGCGGCCAAAGATTGA
- the LOC117924664 gene encoding LOW QUALITY PROTEIN: serine/arginine repetitive matrix protein 1 (The sequence of the model RefSeq protein was modified relative to this genomic sequence to represent the inferred CDS: deleted 2 bases in 1 codon) gives MEGDGDSPSFWPSPPPSTSIYHRRRSSPLLNPAVLIILLPILAMIVVFFAVPSFLNFTSQFLRPNSVRKSWDSLNVLLVLFAILCGVFARKNDEKNDEVPENHGSSGSVVMGKSHESISHNLFEFSDRKIYDPPIQSGSVRLRRSSSSYPDLRQESLWGAGDDRRRFFDDFEVNNYRSPASSDYVRRHRRSELERDDSEVKVIPVDTFAVRSSPSPSPAPPRTPPPPPPPPPIVQRKPRRSYETVARKEKLSNSDADQFKKSRSPPAPPPPPPPPLRLLRRECQEVIFLSRRVERVEEMGGATKDIATVLVSLYNQTRKKKKQRTKNIHESAVQSPPSATTPIPPPPPPPPPPPSMLHNLFRKGSKNKRIHSVSAAPPPPPPPPPPRPPPPRSSKRKTHIPPAPPTPPPPPPPYTSRRRAAGKPPLPARKSSFYDRDDNVNRGGQSPLIPMPPPPPPPPFRMPELKYVVRGDFVRIRSTHSSRCSSPELDDVDLSSNKSAMDGGDAIGATFCPSPDVNVKADTFIARLRGEWRLEKINSLRERKNVGLTPDPSPNPTHTS, from the exons ATGGAAGGAGATGGAGACTCGCCATCCTTCTGGCCATCACCGCCACCGTCCACCTCCATATACCATCGTCGGCGGTCTTCTCCTCTCCTCAACCCCGCCGTCTTGATCATTCTCCTGCCCATTTTGGCCATGATTGTTGTTTTCTTTGCGGTGCCTTCGTTTCTCAACTTCACTTCTCAGTTTCTGAGACCCAACTCCGTGAGGAAGAGCTGGGACTCGCTCAATGTTCTCCTTGTGTTGTTTGCGATTCTGTGTGGTGTTTTCGCGAggaaaaatgatgagaaaaatgacGAAGTTCCGGAGAATCATGGTTCCAGTGGTTCGGTCGTTATGGGGAAGAGTCATGAATCGATTTCGCataatttgtttgaattttcGGATCGGAAGATCTATGATCCACCGATTCAGTCCGGTTCAGTCCGGTTGAGGAGGAGCAGTAGCTCGTATCCAGATCTGAGGCAGGAGTCGTTGTGGGGCGCCGGCGATGATCGGCGGCGGttctttgatgattttgaagTGAATAACTATCGATCTCCGGCGTCGTCGGATTATGTTCGTCGTCACCGGAGGAGCGAACTCGAGCGGGATGATTCTGAGGTGAAGGTCATACCGGTTGATACTTTCGCGGTTCGTTCTTCTCCCTCGCCTTCACCGGCGCCTCCTCGCACGCcccctccaccaccacctcctccgcCAATTGTTCAGCGGAAACCTAGACGAAGTTATGAAACTGTTGCGCGCAAAGAGAAGTTGAGTAACAGTGACGCTGATCAATTCAAGAAGAGCCGATCTCCGCCTGCTCCACctcccccccctccccctcccctccGCCTCCTCCGCCGCGAGTGCCAGGAGGTCATCTTCCTGAGCAGAAGAGTAGAAAGAGTGGAAGAA ATGGGTGGTGCGACGAAGGATATAGCGACGGTTCTTGTTTCACTGTACAATCAAacgaggaagaagaagaagcagagaaCAAAGAATATACACGAAAGCGCAGTACAATCTCCTCCTTCAGCGACAACACCAATTCCACCGCCTCCTCCACCACCTCCTCCGCCTCCGTCTATGCTCCACAATCTATTCAGAAAAGGAAGCAAAAACAAGAGAATCCATTCCGTCTCAGCagcaccaccacctcctccgcCTCCGCCTCCTCCACGACCACCTCCACCACGATCATCGAAGCGGAAAACTCACATTCCACCGGCGCCACCAACTCCAccgcctcctccacctcccTACACCTCCCGCCGGAGAGCCGCCGGCAAGCCGCCACTGCCCGCTAGAAAGAGTTCTTTCTACGACAGGGACGACAATGTGAACAGAGGCGGCCAGTCGCCTCTCATTCCGATGCCGCCCCCGCCCCCGCCACCACCTTTCCGGATGCCGGAGCTGAAGTACGTCGTCCGGGGAGATTTTGTTAGAATAAGGAGCACTCATAGCTCTCGGTGCAGCTCTCCGGAGCTGGATGACGTTGATCTCTCATCAAACAAGAGCGCAATGGACGGTGGAGATGCGATCGGGGCCACGTTCTGCCCAAGCCCAGACGTAAACGTCAAGGCGGATACATTCATCGCACGACTCCGAGGCGAGTGGAGACTCGAGAAAATCAATTCATTGAGGGAGAGAAAAAACGTGGGCCTTACCCCTGACCCAAGCCCAAACCCAACCCACACCTCATAA
- the LOC117925060 gene encoding LOW QUALITY PROTEIN: WD repeat-containing protein VIP3 (The sequence of the model RefSeq protein was modified relative to this genomic sequence to represent the inferred CDS: inserted 1 base in 1 codon; deleted 1 base in 1 codon), which yields MKLAGLKSIENAHDESVWAAAWVPATESRPALLLTGSLDETVKLWMPDELVLQQNNTGHCLGVVAVAAHPSGIIAASASLDSFVRVFDVDTNATIATLEAPPSEVWQMQFDPKGSILAVAGGSSASIKLWDTATWXLIDTLAIPRPESSKPTDRGGNKKFVLSVAWSPDGRRLACGSMDGTISIFDVNRAKFLHHLEGHYMPVRSLVYSPVDPRVLFSASDDGHVHMYDAEGKSLIGAMSGHASWVLSVDVSPDGAAIATGSSDKTVRLWDLNMRAAVQTMSNHADQVWGVAFRPPGGAGVRAGRLASVSDDKSISLYDYS from the exons ATGAAACTCGCCGGCCTGAAATCCATCGAAAACGCTCATGACGAATCGGTGTGGGCCGCCGCATGGGTTCCGGCCACCGAATCCCGACCGGCGCTCCTCCTCACTGGCTCTCTCGACGAGACCGTGAAGCTCTGGATGCCTGACGAGCTCGTCCTGCAGCAAAACAACACTGGCCACTGCCTCGGCGTTGTCGCCGTTGCTGCTCACCCATCTGGCATCATCGCCGCCTCCGCTTCATTGGACAGCTTCGTTCGCGTTTTTGATGTCGATACCAATGCTACAATTGCTACTCTGGAAGCTCCTCCCTCGGAAGTGTGGCAAATGCAGTTTGATCCTAAG GGTTCTATTCTAGCAGTTGCAGGTGGGAGTAGTGCATCGATCAAACTCTGGGACACTGCCACAT AACTGATTGACACCCTGGCCATACCTCGTCCAGAAAGCTCTAAGCCAACCGATAGAGGTGGCAACAAGAAATTTGTCCTTTCAGTTGCATGGAGTCCTGATGGGAGACGACTGGCTTGTGGCTCAATGGACGGCACCATTTCTATATTTGATGTAAACCGTGCCAAATTCCTTCATCACCTGGAAGGTCACTACATGCCCGTGCGATCTCTCGTGTATTCCCCTGTTGATCCTAGGGTACTCTTTTCGGCCTCAGATGATGGCCATGTGCACATGTATGATGCTGAGGGAAAGAGCCTGATTGGAGCCATGTCAGGTCATGCAAGCTGGGTGTTGAGTGTGGATGTGAGTCCAGATGGGGCAGCAATTGCCACAGGTTCAAGTGACAAGACTGTAAGACTCTGGGACCTTAACATGAGGGCCGCTGTGCAGACAATGAGCAACCATGCTGACCAGGTGTGGGGCGTGGCA TTCCGTCCACCAGGGGGAGCTGGTGTTCGGGCTGGTCGACTTGCAAGTGTATCAGATGACAAGAGTATATCACTGTACGATTACTCCTAA
- the LOC117925059 gene encoding threonine synthase, chloroplastic — MASSPFFHSSLTPKPRPSVIRPRGNGRYLPIIKCSSSTFDPSTPAAKHRRPAVENIREEARRLRSADVAAAGQQFSAKYVPFNAGPDSSESYSLDEVVYRSRSGGLLDVEHDMQALKRFDGEYWRALFDSRVGKTTWPYGSGVWSKKEWVLPEIDSDDIVSAFEGNSNLFWAERFGKQFLGMNDLWVKHCGISHTGSFKDLGMTVLVSQVNRLRKMNRPVVGVGCASTGDTSAALSAYCASAGIPSIVFLPANRISIAQLVQPIANGAFVLSIDTDFDGCMKLIREVTSELPIYLANSLNSLRLEGQKTAAIEILQQFDWEVPDWVIVPGGNLGNIYAFYKGFKMCHELGLVDRIPRLVCAQAANANPLYQYYKSGWAEFKPVKANSTFASAIQIGDPVSIDRAEFALKNSNGIVEEATEEELMDAMANADSTGMFICPHTGVALAALIKLRNSGVIGPTDRTVVVSTAHGLKFTQSKVDYHSKKIPDLACRFANPPVEVKADFGAVIDVLKKHLSSKTQKH; from the coding sequence ATGGCGTCCTCGCCGTTTTTCCACTCATCTCTCACGCCGAAACCCAGGCCCTCGGTAATAAGACCTAGAGGCAACGGTCGCTATTTGCCCATAATTAAATGCTCCTCATCCACTTTCGATCCTTCCACGCCCGCGGCGAAGCATCGGCGGCCGGCGGTGGAGAACATCCGCGAAGAAGCGAGGCGGCTTCGGTCGGCAGATGTGGCGGCAGCGGGGCAGCAGTTCTCGGCCAAATACGTGCCGTTCAACGCCGGGCCGGACTCGTCGGAGTCGTACTCGCTGGACGAGGTGGTGTACCGGTCACGCTCCGGCGGGCTTCTGGACGTGGAGCACGACATGCAGGCGCTGAAGAGGTTCGACGGCGAGTACTGGCGGGCGCTGTTCGACTCGCGCGTGGGGAAGACGACGTGGCCGTACGGCTCCGGCGTGTGGTCGAAGAAGGAGTGGGTGTTGCCGGAGATCGACAGCGACGATATCGTCAGTGCCTTCGAAGGCAATTCCAACCTCTTCTGGGCTGAGCGTTTCGGTAAACAGTTTCTGGGCATGAACGATTTGTGGGTAAAGCACTGCGGCATTAGCCACACGGGCAGCTTCAAGGACCTGGGCATGACGGTTCTAGTCAGCCAAGTGAACCGCCTCCGCAAAATGAACCGCCCCGTCGTCGGCGTCGGCTGCGCTTCCACTGGAGACACCTCCGCCGCGCTCTCCGCCTACTGCGCCTCTGCAGGCATCCCCTCAATAGTCTTCCTCCCCGCAAACCGAATTTCAATTGCCCAGCTCGTCCAGCCCATTGCCAATGGCGCATTTGTGTTGAGTATAGACACTGATTTTGATGGGTGCATGAAGCTGATTCGGGAAGTGACTTCTGAACTACCCATATATTTAGCCAATTCTTTGAATAGTTTGAGGCTGGAGGGGCAGAAAACAGCAGCAATCGAGATTCTGCAGCAGTTCGATTGGGAAGTGCCGGATTGGGTTATAGTTCCAGGAGGTAATCTCGGAAACATATACGCTTTCTACAAAGGATTCAAAATGTGCCATGAGTTGGGGCTTGTTGATCGGATTCCAAGGCTTGTATGTGCTCAAGCTGCCAATGCCAATCCTCTCTATCAGTATTACAAGTCAGGGTGGGCAGAGTTCAAGCCAGTGAAGGCCAATTCGACTTTCGCCTCTGCTATCCAGATTGGAGACCCGGTTTCCATCGATAGAGCTGAGTTTGCTCTCAAGAATTCAAATGGTATCGTCGAGGAAGCAACTGAGGAAGAGTTGATGGATGCCATGGCAAATGCAGATTCCACTGGCATGTTCATTTGTCCTCACACCGGCGTGGCGCTGGCTGCATTGATTAAGCTGAGGAACAGCGGGGTTATAGGACCCACCGACCGGACGGTGGTGGTAAGCACGGCACATGGGCTGAAGTTTACGCAATCCAAGGTTGACTATCACTCGAAAAAGATCCCGGATTTGGCCTGCAGATTCGCCAACCCGCCAGTGGAAGTGAAGGCAGATTTCGGGGCAGTAATAGATGTTCTGAAGAAGCATTTGTCGAGTAAAACTCAGAAGCATTAG